The sequence ACCTGGTACACCCGCGGCGCGCCGCGGTGGATGCCCGACGACGTGGATGGCCGGGTCCTCTTCCGGCGCAACCGGGAACGCCTGAACGCCATGCTGCGCGGGGAGGAGGACCCGGGCTCGGAAAGCGAACTCGGCGACATCGTCGTGGTGCCGGCAGTGAAAAAGGCCCGCGACGCGGGCCTTTTGGAGAGCACGCCAATGTTTGACTCCCTCGATGAGGTGCAGACCGACCACCTCATCTGGTGCACCGGGTTTCGGCCCACGCTCGGGCCGTTCCGTCACGTGCGCGATACCCCACGCCTCTACCTCGTGGGGTACGGCACGTGGACCGGTCCGGGTTCGGCGACCATCACGGGAGTCGCGCCCTTTGCCAAGCGCACGGCCCAAGAAATTCGGGACTACTTGACCACCGTGTAGACCTCGGCGGTGTTGACCTGGCCGTTCGGCTCGATGGCCTTGACGCGCACGATGTGCCGGTCCCCAGTCTGGGCGCCATCGCCGGCGGTGATGGTGACATCGCCGGTCTCCGGGTTGATGGTGACGGTCCAGCCCTGCTCGGCCGCCCACTTCTGGAAGGACCAGTCGAACAGCTGGTATTCGGTGCCGGCCGGGTTGTCCCCAGTCTGGGAGACGGTCACAGGCTCACCTTTGGTGAGCTCGGTGGTGTCGGGGTAGTCCACGGCGGCGCTTGCGGTCGCGGCGCCGAAGGCGGTGATGCCTGCGGCGACGAGTACGCCGGCGATACGGTTTTTCATGTCAGGTCCTTTCGGATTGGGGTACGGGTGGTACCCCAGACACCTTACTGAAAACCGTTTTCATTTACTAGTCCATGTCGAGAATTTTCTCAATGCCCGGCGCGACGATGTCGACCACCTCGTCGATCGTGTACTTCTCCAGCAGGGCACTGCCCACCAGGAAGTAACCGGAGGCAATACCCAAAAGCGCGGCACCGGCGAACGGGAAGCGATCCTTAGAGAAGTGGGGCAGTGCCTCGAACCCTTCGAACTTGGCGAAGATGAACTGCCGCAGCCGGTCCGACGCGTGGGCCGACCCGAGCCCCGCGCGGACGAGCGCCCGCAGGCGCGGGCCGTGCTGATCGTCTTGCCACATCTCTAGGTAGGTGCGCACCAGCTCGCGCGCATCGCCCGCCCGAAATAGAGCGCTGCCGACGATGTCGATGCCGGCGGCGACTTCATCGAAAAGCCCCTGCTTGCTCCCGAAGTACCGGATGACCAGGGCCGGGTCCACCCCGGCCGTCTTGGCCACGCTGCGAATCGTCGTGGCCTCGTAGCCCACTTCCGCGAACCGCTCACACGCAGCATCGAAAATCAGCTGCCGCGTCCGCTGCGCTCGCGTCATCTCCCGATCTGCCATAACCCTCACTCTAACCAGCCTGCGAGGCGATACAGAATTTTTATCAACACCTGTTGACTCAAGCACGCGCAACGGTCTAATGTCAACGTCCGTTGAAATGACCGCGGCCCCGCGCTGGGCCCTACACAGTCAGGAGCATCGCATGAGCAGCTGGAAGAAAGCCCTGGCCATCGGCCTGGGTGCGCCCTTTATCGTGGCGCTTTTTGTCATGTCCTTCCTCTGGCCGTACGCCAAAATGGAACCGCGCGACGTCGACATCGCCGTCGTGGGCGAGGACCAGGCAGTCCACCAGATGGAAGACCAACTCAACGAGAAGAAGCCGGGACTGTTCGAGTTCCACGAGATGGACTCGCGTGACGATGCCGAGCAGGCCATCAAGTCCCGCGACGCCTACGGCGCCATCGTCTTGGGCGAAAAACCTGAGGTCATGACCGCCTCGGCCGCCAGCTCCGCCACCCACGGCATCATGACCGGCGTGGCCGACGGCGTGCAGCAGGCGGCCAACCAGAAGGCGCATGCCGCCGCCGAGGCGAAGGGCGTGCCTGCCGACAAAGTCCCGGACGTCGAGGTCCCCGTCGCCGACGTGGTCCCGCTAAGTGACTCGGACCCGAACGGCATGGCCATGACCATGGTCGTCGCCCCGCTGGCCATCGGCTCGATGATCGGCGCCGCGATGAACTCGTTCATCCAGCACCGCAAGGCATTCCGCCTGTTGTCCCTGGCCATCTACTGCCCGCTGGCCGGCCTTCTTGCCACCACCGTCATCGACCCAGTGCTGGGCCTTGTCGATGGCCACTTCTGGGCCACCTGGGGCGTATTCACCATGGTGTTCGCCGCCCTGACCACGACTATTTCCGGATTGAAGTCACTTTTGGGCGCGCCCGGTTTCGCGCTCGGCGTGGTGCTGGTCATGCTCATCGGCACGCCGCTGGCCGCCCCGGCCTTCCCGCCGCAGTTCCTGCCGGGCTGGTCCGGCGCGCTGGGTCAGCACATCCCGAACGGCGCGGGCGCCTGGCTCATCCGCAGCGTGAACTACTTCCCGGAGGCCTCCACCGCCAGCCACTGGTGGACGCTTGTCGGCTGGCTCATCTTCGGGTTGGTTCTCTACGGGCTCGCCGCACTGAAGGACCGCGGCCAAGGCCGCCACGAGTCCACGGCTGGCGCGACGCAGCCGGCGACGGCCTAAAAGTTAAAGGTGCTCGGCGGCCATCACCGCGATGACGGCCGCGCTCGCCACCGCCGCACCGGCGCCGGCCACCCACAGGCCACGGCGCGCAAACCGGCGGGGGAGCGCCACCAGCAGCACCGCACCGAGCATGCCGCCCACCGTGTTCGCCAGCAGGTCATCGACGTCCGTGTAGCCGATGGCGAACACGAACTGCGCCGTCTCGATGACAAGACTCACTGCGGCGCTGACCACCGTCGCTATCCCCACGGCCCGCACCGGCCGCCGGTATCGCGCCGCGATGAGCGCGCCTAGGGGAAGGAACAACGCGACGTTGCCCACGGTGTTGAGCCACGGCAGGTACCACACGGTGGGGTACTGGAAGGCATCGAAAAGCTGCAGGTCCAGGCTGCGCTGACGGTGCGCCGCCCCGGAGAGAAAACCGGGGATGTCCAGCCACGGTTTGCCCAAGGTGGCAAGCCCCACCAAGAGCAGAATCGGGAAGGCGCTCCAGCGGGACGGCTTTGCTGCTGCAGATGTCATTCCCTGCAACGTACGTCCCGCAACTGGACGCGCGGTTAAGCTGACCACATGGTTTCCCGCGAATTGGCCACCTTAGGTTTCGATTTCCCCGACGACGAGGCTCTCCGCAAGGCCGTACTCGGCGAGACAGGCATGCAGGCGTTTCCCGCCGCCGGCTTCGACGCCGCGCACGTCTACCAAGATCCGTCCGGCCCGCGCGTCACGCTGTTTCGCACCGGCAATCAGTTCCTCGCCTGCCCCGGCTTTGCCGCCGATACCACGGTGGAAAGCTCCGTGTTCCGGGTCAGCCCGCACGTCACCGCGGTGGAACTGCGCCGCGCCGTCGACCCCAACGGGCCGGTATTCAACCAGGTCGCAGCGGCCAGCGACGAGGCTTTCGCGCTTCCCAATGAGCGACTGCGGGCAGCGGGGCAACTGGTGGGCATCGTCACGCAAGCCCAGCTCTACCCGGACGCGGATACCTGGCGGGCGGACAGCGACTCCACGCTCGACGAGCCGGCGTTTTTGTTCTCCCCGTCGCTGGAGACCTATTACTCCGAGGGCGACGCCGCCGCAGTGGGACCGTACGGCCTCCTGACGGCCGAGCTCCGCGAGGTGGACACGCGCCGCAACGCCCTGACCGGGCAGAGTTTCGCCGTCTCCACGGTCGCAACGCCCGCCGGGCTCATCACCTTGGTCTTCCCGCCGGAATTGGAACCTACACCCGGCGCGATTGTCGATGGCCCCGTCTTCCTCACCGTCGCCGCCGGCTACTGGGACATGGCGCTGCAGCGCGCGAAGCTGCATAACTCTTAAAGTTTGCGTGAAACTTTCACACTTTAAAAGTTTCACTGTTACTTTCGGTGCACCTAAACCCCTGCCGTCAGCCTCCGGCGCGTCCTACACTCACACGTATGACTAACACGCTGCTGGTAACTGAATCCGGCCTCGAGACCGTGGAGACCCCCGACGAGCACGCCGGCGCGGGCGACACGCTCATCGCAGTGAGCCACTCGTCCATGAACTACAAGGACGCCATGGCCCTCGACGGCAACAGGGGCGTGGTGCGCACCCTGCCGCTCGTGCCCGGCATCGATGCCGTGGGCACCGTCCTCGAGTCCCCCTCGCTGGAGGAAGGCACCCTGGTCACGGTCAACGGTCACGGCATCGGCGAGCGCCGCCACGGCGGGTTTACCCCGCGGATGCGTATCGATGCCTCCCAGGTCACCCGCGTGCCCGCGCGTTTCGATGCCTGGACCGCCGCCGCCATCGGCACCGCCGGCTACACCGCGGCGCTCAGCGTCGACGCTTTGGAGCGCACCCAGAAGGCAATGGACACGCCTGCCGATGGTCCGATCCTCGTCACCGGCCCCACCGGCGGCGTCGGCTCCATCGCCCTGCAGCTGCTGTCCGCCCGTGGCTACGAGACCGTCGCCGCCACCGGGCGCGCCGACGAGATGGGCGACTACCTCCGCGACCTGGACGCGAGCGAGGTCATCGACCGAGCCGAGCTTTCCGAGGCCGGAAAGCCGCTGCAAAAGACCCGTTTCGGCGGGGTAGTGGACACGGTCGGCTCCACCATCCTGGCCAACGCGATCGCGCAGGTGCGCTGGGGCGGCGTGGTCACCGCCTGCGGCATGGCCGCCGGCAACGACCTACCCGCCTCCGTCCTCCCGTTCATCCTGCGCGGCGTCCACCTCGCCGGCGTGAACTCCGTTGACGCCCCGGCGCACCTGCGCGATGCCGCATGGGAGCTTTTGGCCGAAACCCTCGACGTGGAGAAGCTGAGGACCTTCACGCAGACGGTGGGGATGGACGATGCGCCGGGCATCGGCAAGCAATTGCTCGCCGGCACGTGGCACGGCCGCGCCGTGGTCGAGATCGACGCCGACTAACCGCCCAACGCTAGGGCCCGTGCTAGAAAACAGGAATTTTCGGCCCGAACGGCGAGGTTTTCGGGTGAAAATGGCCTGAAACGCGCGCTGACCCGTCCTCAGCTACCGGTTCGCGCGGCCCAGGGAGAAAAACCACGCGAGTGCAAGGACGACGAGTAGCACGCGGCCGACGTTGGACACGAGGGCTAAAGCGATAAGCACCGCCGCCGCGAAGATAAAAACAGTGCGGGCCAGATGTGCGCGCGGCGCTGCCGTTTTCCCAGCCACCGCCAGCGAAAACGCAGCAGCAAGCAGACCACAGCCAATGGTCACCCATACGTACCACGCCTGGTCCGCATAGAGCGCCCGCCAGCCGCCGAGCTTCTCCGCTGCAGAAGAGGGGAAGATAAGGAACGCGGTCCACACAGCAGGAATGAACCGGTATAGATACGCGCTGCGTTCTTTACTCATTTCTGGCCTCGAATCCGCGGATATTGCCCGCCGGCTTTTAGCGATCAACGGCGAGGTGCGCAACACGGTACCATCGCGCGCACAGAACCAACAGCGTGTGCGACGAAAGAACCGCCACGCGGAAGGAGCACCCGACATGGCGAACACAGACGTCGTTGTCATCGGCGCGGGCCTGGCCGGGCTCACCGCTGCGAAGACCTTGGCGGACCGCGGCCGCGAGGTCGTTGTTTTGGAGCGCGAGGACTCCGTGGGCGGCCGCCAGCGCTCCCGCACGGTTGACGGATTCATCCTCGACCGCGGTTTCCAGCTGCTCAACCCCGCGTACCCGGCGCTGTGCGAGGTGGCGGATCTCGACGCCCTGGACATCCACTCTTTCGGCTCCGGTGTGAAGGTCCGGCGCGAGGATGGTCTGAAGCTCCTCGCCCACCCCTTCTTCCAGCCGCTACAGGCACCGCGGGGCCTAACCAGCGGGCTGCTGCAGCCGAAGGAGCTAATCAACATCGCGCGCTGGCTCACCCCAGCGCTGCTCGGCCCGACGAAGGTGCTGGGTAAGCCGGGCGACAAGGCGGTGGGCAAGGCCTGGGATGAACTCGGCATCGATGGCCCGCTGCGCCGTGAGGTCCTCGAGACGTTCCTGCCCGGCGTGGTCGCGGAGGACGAGCTCGAGACCTCAAACCAGGTCGTACAGTTCCTCGCCGCACTCTTCGTCTACGGCAAACCGGGCCTTCCCGCCCGCGGGGTCCAGGCCCTCCCGGAGCAGCTTGCGGCGAAGGCCAAGAAGGTCGGCGCGCGGATTTCGCTGGAAACCCCAGTTGAAAAAATTGAAGAGACCAATTCTGGCGCCACCGTACGAACCGCCGGCGGCGATTCTATCGACGCCCGCGAGGTCATTGTTGCGGTCGGCCCGGAGGTTGCCAGATCGTTGATCGCCTCGCTTGACGATGCCCCCGAGAACCTTCCCTACGGAACCCGCGGGCTAACCACGTGGTGGTTCCGCGCGGATGAAGCGCCAAGCTCGGAGCCATTCATCGCGGTGGACGGCACGAAGCGCGGGCCGTTGGTGAACTCCACCATCGTGACCAACTCGGTGCCGTCGTATTCGCCGGACGGGACCCCGCTGGTCTCGGCGTCGGCGCTCATCAAACCGGGCGAGACGGTCTCAGACGACGAGGCCCGCCGCCACGCGGCATACCTGTCGGGCGCCGATACCGCGAAGTGGGATCTCCTCGCCCGCGACGACATCGAGCACGCCCTGCCGGCACAGCCCGCGCCCTCGCACAAGACCGAACCCGCCCGGGTAGGCGACCACATCCTGCTCGCCGGCGACTACCGCGCAACCGGCTCCATCCACGGCGCCATCGAAAGCAGCCTCGCCGCCGCGCGAGCTTTTTAGTTCTTCTTGCCCTGCAGGCGATCGATGTGCTCAGAGGCCTGCGCCTTGGTGAGGTCGGCGGGAAGCTCTTCGCCGGCCTCCTTGGCCAGGGAGTCCAGGTAAGACTTCTGAGCCTCAGTCATCGGCTCATCGCCGCTAACCCAGTTGCCCAGGTCCTCAACAGTCAGCCGCTCGCACTGTGTGAGAAGACGGTTAAGACGTGCGGGAAACGACGGTTAGTGAGTGTGTAAGAAGACGGTTAGAAGGTGTGGGAAACGACGTTTTCGTTGCTACACTGCAGTTTATGATGGGTAACGAATCGGCCGCTGAAAACTACCTCGAACGGTACATTGACACGGAGCTAGATCAGCTCAACGAAGCGCCCGCAATCGCGGTTGAAGGAGCCAAAGGCGTCGGAAAATCGGAGACAGCAATGCGGCGCGTCGAACAGACTTTCCGGCTGGACCGCCCCAACGAACGCGCTCTTCTCGATGCGGATATGGATTCACTTCTCGTGGGCAAGAACGCAGTCTGCCTCGATGAGTGGCAGCACCTGCCCCACGTGTGGGACGCAGTACGACGCAATGTCGACGCCGATGTTCCCACCAAGTATTTCCTCACCGGCAGCGCCACACCCATCGCGGGTACGGATACCCACTCGGGAGCGGGTCGTATTCTGTCGCTGAAAATGCGGCCACTTTCCGTGGCCGAACGGCTGGGTGCCCACCCCGCGGTCCCTATCGGAGCGCTTTTCGGTGGGACCGCCGACGTTTCCGGTCAGACCGAGTGGCGTGTGGAGGACTACGCCGAGGCCATCTGCTCAACGGGCTTACCGGGGGTGTTTAACCGCAGCGATCGTCTGCGACGCGAGCAGATCTCGTCCTATATCCGGCGAGTTATTGATCGCGACGTCCCCGAGCAGGGCCTGTTGGTCCGCAAACCAGACGCTCTCCGGCGGTGGTGGGCCGCCTACGCGGCTGCGTCGTCGACCACGACGCAATATTCGAAACTCCTCGATGCGGCCACTCCCGGCGAGAGCGAGAAAATCTCCAAAGACGCCGCATTGGGGTACCGGGACGTCTTGTCGCAGCTCTGGCTTCTGGACCCGGTTCCCGCGTGGTTCCCGAACCAGTCGCCATTCAAGCGTCTAACTACCGCGCCCAAGCACCAAGTGTTCGACCCAGGAATCGCCGCCGCGTTGCTCAACGCGACCCCGCAAAAGCTGGTGTCCCAAGCGCCCGGCAGTTGGGAGCTGTTTGGCCAGCTCTTCGAGTCGCTCGCAACGCTGACCGTCCGCACCGCGGGCCAGGCAGAAGAGGCGCAGACGTCCCACCTGCGCACGCAACAGGGACGGCAGGAAATTGACCTCATCCTGGAGCGTTACGACGGCGCCGTCCTCGCCTTCGAGGTGAAAGTGAAGCCAACGCCCAACGACCGAGATGTGCGGCACCTGCACTGGCTCGGGGAGAAGCTCGGGGAGCGTCTCGTTGACAAGATCGTCATTACCGCCGGGCCTTTTGCTTACCGCCGGCCCGACGGGGTGGCGGTGGTGCCGCTGGCACTCCTCGGCTAAGCGTGCAGGAGCGGTCTGCAAACCGCCTCTCTCCCGCGCCTCAAGGAGCTAAGAACCCTGTCGTGGGAATTTCCGCCCCTACTTGACCACGAGGTTGACCATCCGGCCGGGGACGTAGATCTTCTTCACCACGTTCTTGCCGTCGGTGAGCGAGGCGACCTTCTCATCGGCGAGCACGACGTCGAAGACGCCGTCCTGGTCGGCATCAGCCGGCACGTTCACGCGCGCCTTGACCTTGCCGTTGACCTGGACCGGCAGTTCGATCTCGTCGTCGACGAGCCACTTGTCCTCGAAGGTGGGGAAGTCCACGAACGTGATGGTGCCCTCATGGCCGAGGCGCGACCACAGCTCTTCCGCGATGTGCGGGGCAATCGGCGCGACCATGATGACCAGCGGCTCGACCGCCGCGCGCGGCACCGACGACCCGGAGAACGTCTTAGTCAGGTAGTTGACGTACTCGATGAGCTTGGCCACCACGGTGTTGTCGCGCAGGTGCTCGTAGTCGTCGCGCACGCCGGCGATGGTGCGGTGCAGGGCCTTGTTGTCGTCGTCGCCCAAATCGGCATCGGCAACTGCGAGCTCCCCGGTCTGCTCGTCGACAACCAGGCGCCACAGGCGCTGCAGGAAGCGTTGGGAGCCCACCACGTCCTTGGTCGCCCACGGGCGCGAGGTATCCAGCGGGCCCATGGACATCTCGTAGACGCGCAGGGTATCCGCGCCGAAGTCGCGGCAGATGTCATCCGGGGCGACGGCGTTCTTGAGCGACTTGCCCATCTTGCCGTACTCGCGGTTGACCTCCTCGCCGTTGTAGAAGAACTTGCCGTCCTTCTCCTCGACCTCCGCGGCCGGGACGTACACGCCACGCGAGTCGGTGTAGGCGTAGGCCTGGATGTAGCCCTGGTTGTACAGACGACGGTACGGCTCCTTGGAGCTCACATGCCCCAAATCAAAGAGCACCTTGTGCCAAAAGCGCGAGTAGAGCAGGTGCAACACGGCGTGCTCCACGCCGCCGACGTAGAGGTCAACGCCGCCCGGGTCGTTCTCGCCGCGCGGGCCGGTCCAGTAGCGCTCGTTCTCGATATCGCAGAACGCCTCATCGTTGGTCGGGTCGATGTAGCGCATCTGGTACCAGGACGAGCCCGCCCACTGCGGCATGACGTTGGTGTCGCGGTAGTAGGTCTTGGGACCATCGCCCAGGTCCAGCTCGACCTCGACCCAGTCGCGCACCTTCGCCAGCGGTGGCTGCGGCTCGGAATCCGCGTCGTTCGGGTCGAAGGACACCGGCTGGTAGTCCTCCACCTCGGGCAGCTCGATGGGCAGCATCGACTCCGGCAGCGCGTGCGGGTGGCCGTCGGCGTCGTAGACGATGGGGAACGGCTCGCCCCAGTAGCGCTGGCGGGCGAACAACCAGTCGCGCAGCTTGTACTGCACCTTCTCGCGGCCGGCACCGGTCTCCTCAAGCCAGGCGATGGTCTGCTCAATCGCCTCGTTCTTGCCCTTGCCGTTGAGGTTCAGGCCGTGGTTGTTCGAGGAGTTCACCAGCTTCCCGTCGCCGGTGTAGGCCTCCTTATCGATGTTGCCGCCAGAGACGACCTCGCGAATGGGCAGGCCCAAGACCTGGGCGAACTCGTAGTCACGGGTGTCGTGCGCCGGGACCGCCATGACCGCGCCCGTGCCGTAGCCGGAAAGCACGTAGTCGGCGGTGAAGATCGGCACCTTCTCGCCGGTGACCGGGTTGGTGGCATAAGTGCCCAAAAAGACGCCGGTCTTTTCCTTGTTCTCCTGGCGCTCCAAGTCGGATTTCGCGGCGATGTCCTCGCGGTAGGACTCGACGGCCTCCTTCGGATCGTCCTCGCCGTAGGTCCACCGCGGGTCGACGTCCGATTCGTAAGGGACGGGGGAGAGGAGGGCATCGACAAGCTCGTGCTCGGGGGCGAGCACGACATACGACGCACCGAAAAGGGTGTCCGGGCGAGTGGTGAACACGGTGATGTCGCGTCCCTCGGAGCGGAAGTCGACCTCCGCGCCACGGGAGCGGCCGATCCAATTGCGCTGCATGGACTTGACCTCGTCGGGCCAGTCGAGCAGATCCAGATCCTCCAGCAGGCGATCCGAGTACGCGGTAATGCGCATCATCCACTGCTTTAGGTTCTTGCGGAACACCGGGAAGTTACCGCGCTCGGACTTGCCCTCCGCGGTGACCTCCTCGTTGGCCAGCACGGTGCCCAGGCCCGGGCACCAGTTGACGGTGGAATCGGACAGGTAGACCAGCCGGTATTCGTCGACCGCCGCGGCCTTCTCCTCCTCGGTCAGGTCGTTGTAAAAACGCCCGTCCTTGGTCTTGCGCTTGTTGGCCTCGAACTCACGATAAAGCTCGCTGATCGGCCGGGCCTTCTGCTGCTCCTCGTCGAACCAGGAGTTGTAGATCTGCAAAAAGATCCACTGGGTCCACTTGTAAAAGTCGCGGTCCGTGGTAGCCACGGAGCGGCGCGAATCGTGGCCTAAGCCCAGCTGGCCAAGCTGGCGGCGCATGTTGGCGATGTTTTTCATCGTGGTCGTGCGCGGGTGCGTACCGGTCTGGATGGCGTACTGCTCCGCCGGCAGGCCGAACGCGTCATAACCCAGGGTATGCAGGACGTTCTTGCCCAGCATTCGGTTGTAGCGGGCGTAGACGTCCGTGGCGATATAACCGAGCGGGTGCCCCACGTGCAGGCCTGCGCCGGAGGGGTAGGGGAACATGTCCTGGACGAACAGCTTGTCGTCCGGCAGCGAGCCGTCCGCGGCCAGCTCGCCGACCGGGTTCGGCGCGTTAAACGTGCCGTGGTCCGCCCAGTAGTTCTGCCACTTGTCCTCTAGCTGATTCGCCAGCTCCGGGGTGTAACGGTGCGCTGTGGAGTCACTCGGATTCGTCATGGCTCCACAGTGTAGTAGCCACCCCAGACACCACTCGCTTATGCCGTTTCACCGCAACCAATCTCCGCAACCCGCCGCGATCCTCATTGCGCTCACGTTACCGATTAGTTATTTTCATAACGCTCGAGTCAATAACTTTCGTCTACAGCACTGAAAGGTGACATATCAATGACCGGTATCCGCAACTTGGTAGCCACCACCGCGCTCGTCGCCGCGGCCGCCACCCCGGCCCTCGCCTTCGCCGCCACCGACGCAGCCGCCGCCACGCCGAACACCGACGCCACCGCCCACGACGACGCCGTGGTGCAGCCGTCCGGCACTGACACCGGCTTCTTCCACCTCCCGCGCGCCGGTGAGACCCAGCCGCTGGCAGGGGAGGGGCTTTCCGCCGAGGCGAAGTCTTCCGACGTCATCCCGGCCGAGGACGAGTCCGGCGATGTCACCGTCAGCGTCACCATCTCCGTCGAGAAGGGCGAGTTCACCCTCACCAAGGACGCCCTCCACATCACCTCCGTGACCGAGGGCAAAGACGCCGGCGTCTCCGATTCCGCCGTGCTTCGCGATGCCGACTCCGGCCAGCGCACCGGCGATCTCACCGAGCCGCACACCATCAAGGCCGGCGAGACCGTCCGCGCCCAGTTCCACGTCCCCGGAGGCGACACCGAGCTTGACGATGCCGCCAACAACGCCGTCGTCCTCCACAACGACGCCGGCGACCCGGTGGCGTCCTGGGACCTGCACTAAAAGTTGCTGACGTCCGTGGTGTCGCCGAACAGCCAGCACACCACGATGGCACCCGGGTCGGGCACGTCCTTGGTGGATTCGCCGAGGTAGGACGCCCGGCCCTTCTTCGCGGCCTGCGCGCGGGTCTCGCGCACGCCGTCGATCGCGGCTACCCGCGCCACCTCCAGCGCCTCCGCGACAGACGCTTCTGCATCGAGCTCCGCCACGGCCCGCATCGCCGGGAAGAGGGCATCGACCATCGTCTTATCGCCATACGTGGCGCCACCCAATTCGAAGATCGCGTCATTGGCGCTCTCTAACCCAGCCGCCAGGCTTGCCCTGGTCAACCGTCCGCTAGAGCCGTCGTCGGAGCCGCCGGCCGAATCCTTGACCGCCTGGTGCAGCTGGCTAAACAGCGTGCCAAACACCGCGCCGGACGTGCCGCCCGAGAGCACGAGACAGCGGTGGGCTAGTCCCTCTAGAACGTCGCAGTCGGTCCCGCGCAGGGGCAGCTCGATGTCGCCGAAAGCGGCGTCCAAGTTGTGCCCAAAGTCGCCGTCGCCGGCAATGCGGTCGAGCTCCGTGAGGGCATCGACACCCGCCTGAACGCGCTCAACGAAGCCACTGAGCCACTCGTTGGGCTCGCCTGCCTGCGGAAGCTTGTCTGCGAACTCCATCGTCGCCGGCTGGAACGCCGACTTCGTGCCCAGCACGCGGGGCCAAGCGGGTTCGTTGGTCGGGGCATCGAGAAGCGCGGTGACCTCGTCGGTGGCCTTGGTCAGGGTGACGGACACGCCATGCATGTTCACCGCCGTGACAAACGGGCCGGTCAGGCTGCGCCGCACGGTAATACCGCGGTCCGCGAGCCACTGGAGGACCTCGCCGAAGACCAGGTGGGTCTCCAGCAGCGTCGTACCGCCCAGGCCGTTGACCAGGCAGATCACCTCATCGCCCGCGCCAAGGGAAAGTCCCTGCACGATGCCGGGAAGCATGCCGGCGACCATGTCCCGCGCCGGCTTGGTCTGCTCACGGGCAACGCCGCGCTCACCGTGGATACCCACGCCGACTTCCATCTCGCCGTCGGCTAAGTCGAAGGTGTCCCGGCCGGTGGTGGGGAGGTGGCCCGGTTCCACGGCCACCGCCATGCTGCGGGAGTTGTTGGCGACCCATTGGGCGATGTTTTTGACCTGCGGCAGATCATCGCCGCGCGCAGCCGCGGCGCCCGCGACCTTTTCCACCAGAATCGTCGCCACCGTGCCGCGCCGGCCCGGCCCCGTCTCGCTAGCAGTATCGGTGGCGATGTCTTCTTGAACCACCACAGCATCGGTCTCGATGTGTGGGTTCATCCGGCGCGCGACCGTGAAGTTCATGACGTCGCCCGTGTAGTTCTTCACCACGTGCAACACGCCGCGGCCCTGATCCGCCCACGCTGTCGCCTCGGAGATCTGCACCGCGTTCGGGGAAGTGAATAGGTGGCCCGGGCACGCGGCGGCGAGCATACCGCGGCCAACGAAGCCGCTGTGCATTGGTTCATGCCCGGACCCGCCGCCGGAGATGACCGCCACGGCGGG is a genomic window of Corynebacterium massiliense DSM 45435 containing:
- a CDS encoding VanZ family protein, encoding MTSAAAKPSRWSAFPILLLVGLATLGKPWLDIPGFLSGAAHRQRSLDLQLFDAFQYPTVWYLPWLNTVGNVALFLPLGALIAARYRRPVRAVGIATVVSAAVSLVIETAQFVFAIGYTDVDDLLANTVGGMLGAVLLVALPRRFARRGLWVAGAGAAVASAAVIAVMAAEHL
- a CDS encoding ATP-binding protein — translated: MMGNESAAENYLERYIDTELDQLNEAPAIAVEGAKGVGKSETAMRRVEQTFRLDRPNERALLDADMDSLLVGKNAVCLDEWQHLPHVWDAVRRNVDADVPTKYFLTGSATPIAGTDTHSGAGRILSLKMRPLSVAERLGAHPAVPIGALFGGTADVSGQTEWRVEDYAEAICSTGLPGVFNRSDRLRREQISSYIRRVIDRDVPEQGLLVRKPDALRRWWAAYAAASSTTTQYSKLLDAATPGESEKISKDAALGYRDVLSQLWLLDPVPAWFPNQSPFKRLTTAPKHQVFDPGIAAALLNATPQKLVSQAPGSWELFGQLFESLATLTVRTAGQAEEAQTSHLRTQQGRQEIDLILERYDGAVLAFEVKVKPTPNDRDVRHLHWLGEKLGERLVDKIVITAGPFAYRRPDGVAVVPLALLG
- a CDS encoding MDR family oxidoreductase — translated: MTNTLLVTESGLETVETPDEHAGAGDTLIAVSHSSMNYKDAMALDGNRGVVRTLPLVPGIDAVGTVLESPSLEEGTLVTVNGHGIGERRHGGFTPRMRIDASQVTRVPARFDAWTAAAIGTAGYTAALSVDALERTQKAMDTPADGPILVTGPTGGVGSIALQLLSARGYETVAATGRADEMGDYLRDLDASEVIDRAELSEAGKPLQKTRFGGVVDTVGSTILANAIAQVRWGGVVTACGMAAGNDLPASVLPFILRGVHLAGVNSVDAPAHLRDAAWELLAETLDVEKLRTFTQTVGMDDAPGIGKQLLAGTWHGRAVVEIDAD
- a CDS encoding YPDG domain-containing protein, which codes for MKNRIAGVLVAAGITAFGAATASAAVDYPDTTELTKGEPVTVSQTGDNPAGTEYQLFDWSFQKWAAEQGWTVTINPETGDVTITAGDGAQTGDRHIVRVKAIEPNGQVNTAEVYTVVK
- a CDS encoding DUF3072 domain-containing protein; translation: MTVEDLGNWVSGDEPMTEAQKSYLDSLAKEAGEELPADLTKAQASEHIDRLQGKKN
- a CDS encoding TetR/AcrR family transcriptional regulator encodes the protein MADREMTRAQRTRQLIFDAACERFAEVGYEATTIRSVAKTAGVDPALVIRYFGSKQGLFDEVAAGIDIVGSALFRAGDARELVRTYLEMWQDDQHGPRLRALVRAGLGSAHASDRLRQFIFAKFEGFEALPHFSKDRFPFAGAALLGIASGYFLVGSALLEKYTIDEVVDIVAPGIEKILDMD
- a CDS encoding NAD(P)/FAD-dependent oxidoreductase; this encodes MANTDVVVIGAGLAGLTAAKTLADRGREVVVLEREDSVGGRQRSRTVDGFILDRGFQLLNPAYPALCEVADLDALDIHSFGSGVKVRREDGLKLLAHPFFQPLQAPRGLTSGLLQPKELINIARWLTPALLGPTKVLGKPGDKAVGKAWDELGIDGPLRREVLETFLPGVVAEDELETSNQVVQFLAALFVYGKPGLPARGVQALPEQLAAKAKKVGARISLETPVEKIEETNSGATVRTAGGDSIDAREVIVAVGPEVARSLIASLDDAPENLPYGTRGLTTWWFRADEAPSSEPFIAVDGTKRGPLVNSTIVTNSVPSYSPDGTPLVSASALIKPGETVSDDEARRHAAYLSGADTAKWDLLARDDIEHALPAQPAPSHKTEPARVGDHILLAGDYRATGSIHGAIESSLAAARAF
- a CDS encoding ABC transporter permease, which translates into the protein MSSWKKALAIGLGAPFIVALFVMSFLWPYAKMEPRDVDIAVVGEDQAVHQMEDQLNEKKPGLFEFHEMDSRDDAEQAIKSRDAYGAIVLGEKPEVMTASAASSATHGIMTGVADGVQQAANQKAHAAAEAKGVPADKVPDVEVPVADVVPLSDSDPNGMAMTMVVAPLAIGSMIGAAMNSFIQHRKAFRLLSLAIYCPLAGLLATTVIDPVLGLVDGHFWATWGVFTMVFAALTTTISGLKSLLGAPGFALGVVLVMLIGTPLAAPAFPPQFLPGWSGALGQHIPNGAGAWLIRSVNYFPEASTASHWWTLVGWLIFGLVLYGLAALKDRGQGRHESTAGATQPATA